A segment of the Candidatus Tanganyikabacteria bacterium genome:
TAGATCGTATTCACGCACTTCGGTCGTCCTGAAAAAGGGATCACGCCGTCGTCGCCGGGTGCTGGCACAGGGTATCGAAGCGCCGCGCGAGATCGGCCAGCGAAATGGCGCCCAAGCGGGCGATCAACAAGGCTTCGGCCTCTTGCAGGGCGCCGTCGAGCTCGGCGTTGACCGCCCGTTCGATGGCGCATTCGGGGTTATCGCTCTCGACGCCGATCGCGAAGAGGTGCGGACCGCCCACTGCTCGATGGATGTCGAGCAGTGTCACGGCGTGCGGATCGCAAGCGATGGACCAGCCGCCGCCATGCCCCTTGTCGGAGCGCACATAGCCGGCCTCGCGCAGGCCGGCCATCGTGCGCCGCACCACTACGGCATTGGTCCGCAGCATCTGCGCGAGTTGTACCGACGTGAACGGCGCGTCGTGCCGAGCCATGTGCAGCAGCACGTGGAGCATGCGCGAGAGGCGGCTGTCGCTTCGCATCGTTGTGTCAGCCTCCGCGAGCCTCACGCGCGAACCACGCGTGAATCAGGCCGCTCTGGAAACAGCGCACCGGAGTCTCGAAGCCGCCCGCCGCGATGATCGCTTCCACCGATTCGGGCGGCACCACGGCGACCTGATCGCCATAGACGCCTTTTGCTCGCTCCCGCGCTTGGGGCGAGAAAGACATCAGCTCGAACCAGACGTCCAACAAGCGGCGCCCCGTCTCGGAAGCCATGTCGCACGCGAGAAGGCGCTCACCAGTTGGCCGCCGGGGCGCAGCCGTTGGGCGATGTCGCGGAAGAAGCCCTGCCGCGCTACGGCGTCGGTCACGAACTGCGAGACGAGAATCGACGTCGCCCCATCGAACAGGTCCGACGCGGGCAGCGACGCAAGATACCCCTGATGTAACCTGCAGCGCGATGCAATGCCCGCCGCCTCGGCCTTGGCTCGGAACGTGCCGAGCATGGCGCCTGACGGCTCGACGGCTGTGAATCGCCAATCGGGATGACGCTCGGCGAGCGGAACGATTTCCGCGCCCGTACCCGAGCCGACGCACAGCAAGTTGGCGTCGGCTGGCATCGATGCGAACGCTGCGTCGAGCACCAGTTGCAACGCTTCGCGCAACGGTGCGAGCGTGCGCCACGTCTCGTCGTACGTGGCAGCGTGCTGGTCGAACATCGCGATGGTGTCCTGAAGCATCCGGCGACTCTCCGTCTCATGTAACTTTCGATGTTTCATGAATCATGCAGCGCTGTTCCAAACTTGTCCAACCATCCCGATATGAATCGTGGATCGGGCTCAGCCGGGCCCGATTCGCCATTTTGGGCCCCGAGGTGCGGGCCGCCAGAGCCAGTAGCGCGAACAGTTTCCGGTACTCGGGCACATGCTTGTAAAATATGATTTACAGCAGTCACGCAACTTGGTACCTTATAAAACATGGTTGACGTCCTCGAGCGACCCCGGTACTGGCCAAAGATCGACCCCTGGGTGGGTGCGCCGCTCATCAAGGTCCTGGCCGGCCAGTGGCGGGTAGGCAAGTCATGCTTGCTGAAGGCTCTTCGCCAGCGGCTGATGGCGCGCCCGGAGGCTCCACCCGTGCTCTTCGTCGAAATGGAACGGGCCGAGTGGGCCCATCTGAACGACGCTGCCGCACTTCTCCGCTGGGTCGCCGAGGCGGCGCCAGGCGGCCCCGCCGTCGTCATGATCGACGAGGTGCAAGAGATCCGCGAGTTCGACGTCGCGCTGCGCAGCCTCCTGGCCGAAGGCCGCTTCGACCTGTACGTCACGGGCTCGAATGCCGAGCTCCTATCGGGCGAAATCGCCTCGCGCTTTGCCGGCCGATCCGTCGAGCTGCCAGTCTTCCCTCTTTGCTACGACGAGTTTCTGACCTTTCATGACCGGCCTGACGACGAGGAGTCTCTCCGACTCTTCCTCCGCTTTGGCGGCCTGCCGTTTCTCCGGCATCTGCCGCTCGAAGATGAGGTCGCCTTTGAGTACCTTCTCGGAGTGGCTCAGACCGCGATCTTCAAGGATGTCGTGACGCGCCACGCCATCAGGAATCCCGATCTGCTAGAGCGGCTCGTTCTCTTCCTGGCCGACAACGTGGGCTCGCCCGTATCGGCCCAGAGCATCGCGAGGTTCCTCAAGTCGCAGCGAACGGCCGCGTCCGTGCCGACCCTCCTCTCTTACGTCGGCTATCTGGAGAAGGCGTATCTGGTGAGGAGGGTCCGTCGCGCTGATCTCGAGGGGAAGCGTTTCTTCGAAGTGGCCGAGAAACACTACTTCGAGGATCTCGGCGTACGGGCCGCCCTGCTCGGCTCGCGAGAACGCGACGTCTCGAAGATCGTCGAGAATGTTGTCCTGGGACGCCTCCTTGCGGACGGCTGGAGCGTTACGACAGGTGACGTGGGCGGCCGAGAGATCGATTTCGTCTGCCGCCGCGGAAGAGAGAAGCTGTATGTGCAGGCATGCTACCTCCTGGCGGACGCCGCCACCCGCGAACGCGAGTTTCGGACCATGCTGGCCATCGACGACAACTACCCCAAGGTGATTGTTAGCCTGGACCCGTTGCTGGATGACCACCGAGGTGTGGCCCATCGCCATCTCCGGGACTTCCTGCGCGACGGCTGGGGCAGCTCGCGCTGCCCTTGAAGGCCTGAGCCGACTCTGTCTGCCTGTCCGTCACCCGGACGTAGCCCCGCGTTTCCCCACCGTGGCTGTGGGAAAAGAACGAGCTCCCTTCTCATCTCGGGAAAGTCGGCTTCGTGCAAGCCGGGTGGTATGTACCCGGTAGCCGGATCGAAAGGAGGGGTCGCGTCCCTACGCCGTTTTCGGCCGGTCAGTCACCCAGCAGGGAAGTTCCATAGTCGTCCAACCAGCCCGATTAGTTCCCTGAGCCAGTCAGGACGCGGATCCTGGCTGAAGGTATGAATTGCACTTTGGAACCTCCGGGGTGCCAAAGTACGTTCGGCTGCCGCGCACGTGCGTTACCCCGCCGGTTCTTCCTCGAAGTCGTCGCTGCCTTCGATGCCGTCGCCGTCGGGCTGGGCGAGAGAACCGGGCCGCCGGGCCGCAACCTCTTCCGCGTACTGCTTTACCCTCTCGGATGGGTGGGCCAGGAAGCGCTCGAAAGCCTTCCTGTGCTTTCGCCTGACGATGCCATCCCAATCGCAGAGCCGATCGATGTCGCTGACCGCCTGCCGGAAGATGAGTTCATCACGCCCGAGCCGCGAACACTCCTTGCACAAGTGCCGTGCGTGCCCCCGCCCGGGGAAGCGCTCGTTGGGACGCGTCCTCCCACAGCACCAGCACCAGTGCCCGCCTGACATCAGTTCGAGCTCCGGCTCCGCAAGAAGGGAACCCGTTCGATCAGTTGCCCTGCAGGCATTTGCTATGGCGAAGTTCCACCTCGAGTGCCGTGCGCTGGTTCGGC
Coding sequences within it:
- a CDS encoding Rrf2 family transcriptional regulator, which gives rise to MRSDSRLSRMLHVLLHMARHDAPFTSVQLAQMLRTNAVVVRRTMAGLREAGYVRSDKGHGGGWSIACDPHAVTLLDIHRAVGGPHLFAIGVESDNPECAIERAVNAELDGALQEAEALLIARLGAISLADLARRFDTLCQHPATTA
- a CDS encoding ATP-binding protein, which produces MVDVLERPRYWPKIDPWVGAPLIKVLAGQWRVGKSCLLKALRQRLMARPEAPPVLFVEMERAEWAHLNDAAALLRWVAEAAPGGPAVVMIDEVQEIREFDVALRSLLAEGRFDLYVTGSNAELLSGEIASRFAGRSVELPVFPLCYDEFLTFHDRPDDEESLRLFLRFGGLPFLRHLPLEDEVAFEYLLGVAQTAIFKDVVTRHAIRNPDLLERLVLFLADNVGSPVSAQSIARFLKSQRTAASVPTLLSYVGYLEKAYLVRRVRRADLEGKRFFEVAEKHYFEDLGVRAALLGSRERDVSKIVENVVLGRLLADGWSVTTGDVGGREIDFVCRRGREKLYVQACYLLADAATREREFRTMLAIDDNYPKVIVSLDPLLDDHRGVAHRHLRDFLRDGWGSSRCP